CAAtgaactgaggggagaatttgggcCTCCACAGCAGGCAGGAATAGCAGAGCTCCCCTGGCATTGGGAGGAAGATTCCTTTTGCTTAGTAAATAAGTCACTGTCAGTCTTACCATTGAAATCTCAGGGTTTGGGTCTTGCAGGTGCAGCAGAAGTGTGACCCAGCTCTTTTTAACCTGGTCGGCGAAATAggtcttccattttctctttgtcaGCCGGGCCAGGATGCCAAATAGGACAAAGGCCATTGAGCGAAGAGCATCATCCTCCTACAGCCAAGAAAGCCCCGCAAGTTAGTAACTAAGAGACAATCACATCATGCACTTCGCACAGCCATCTCTTCTATGCTAAAGTAGAGTGATTCCAACTACAGCTAGTCGGAAAAACGGTAATTAACCAATTTTTTGTTCGAATTTGCtgattcattaaaatattttagagacagttcagttttgatgaaattcCTCCGGAAGCCAGGTAGGGGTCCTTAGAAACTTGCCTGGTGTCTTTCCAGTGCACCCATCCAGCTCTGTGGCAGCCGATCTAGCAGGCTGCTTGGGATCGTGGGCTTCCAGGCCCCCAGCTTCTGGGACCCTGGCTCTCAAATTTGCAACTCCCTGGCACTTCTAGCTCTCAGAGTTTCCTGGGTTCCCAGCACCGGGATAGTCTGAGAGCAGACTGCCCTGGGCCAAGGCTTCCAATAGAGCTAGGTTGAGAATagtaattctgtttcacaaagagTTTTGAACTTTGGGGAGAGCGGTTCCCACAAATAGGATCAAAACCCAAATTTGAAATCTCTAAATTCTGTACAAAATGGAATGATCATTCCAACCCTCTCACATAAAAATGGTATAGAACAGGCCCAACACTCTCTATTGTACTCTGTAACCCCCATTTCACGGTTATCTAGCTATCTAATCTAGTATTCAGACTTTCTTTGAGGTTCTCAGTGGCAATAAAGAAGAATAGAAGGGTGAGACTGTGGGAGCAGGGATGTCATCCCCATCCTCCTAATGTTCTCCTCCTCCGTAAAACACCTCTCTTCCCTGGGGCCTAAAATCTCTTCACTCCGACATGAGCAATGCCCAGGGAGTCCACATCACGCATTGTAAATGGAGCCTAATCAAGATTGGTTGAACTGGGGTTGGAGAGATCTGTTCACATACATCGTCAAAGTAAGTCCGGATCTGTTGGGTGAGGTCTTTGAAGGAAGAACCtatgtccttctctttcagctCCTTCAGGACTTTGACCAGTGCTTTCATGCTCTCGCCAATGACTTCCGAACTGAAAATGTCATGTAAGGCCCCGATCAGTAGGTCCAGAAGAaacttcttgtgctttttcaccTGTACAAACATATGACATTAAAGAACACTTATCACTGATCACACTTCTAATAAGTTTTCTTTAGCAGTTATGAAGCTGTGGGAATTTCATCAAGCCCGTCTCCCCCCAGAGACCTATAGCTATATTTCAGACCAGGTGCTAGCTACAATGAGCCCAACTTGGTGCCATAATACATCTGTGTAATCCTATTATTAGATTCCTAGTtacttagattccaaggccaaaagggaccattgtgattatccggtctgacctcctgcataacatagaacTTCCCAGAAATAgtctctgtttgaactagagtgtatcttttagaaaaacatccaatcttgattttaaaattgctagtgacagagaatccaccacaacctttggtaaattgttccaatggttaattaaacttaccattaaaaatgtatgccttatttccagtctgaattagcctagcttcatttttccccattgaatcttgttatacctttgtttgctaatgtgaagaacccattatcaaaaTTTATTCCCCATGTGAGTAGTTATAGACTGtcctcaagtcactccttaaccttctctttgtaaagctaaatagattgagctccttgagtctatcactaaagggatattttccaatcctttgatAATTCTTGagactcttctctgaatcttctcTAATTTATCCTTCTTGCATTGTGGACACCtgatctggacacagtattccagcagtgctcaCATGAGTGCCATattcagagggaaa
This region of Chrysemys picta bellii isolate R12L10 unplaced genomic scaffold, ASM1138683v2 scaf2902, whole genome shotgun sequence genomic DNA includes:
- the LOC135980365 gene encoding protein maestro-like; translation: MSDPMLREKKFLKSVLSILEERSQDRNSIVRQMAVRGLGNLVYGAPEKVKKHKKFLLDLLIGALHDIFSSEVIGESMKALVKVLKELKEKDIGSSFKDLTQQIRTYFDDEDDALRSMAFVLFGILARLTKRKWKTYFADQVKKSWVTLLLHLQDPNPEISM